The Pseudomonas allokribbensis genome has a window encoding:
- the gltP gene encoding glutamate/aspartate:proton symporter GltP, with protein MKKAKLSLAWQILIGLVLGIAIGALLNHFSAEKAWWISNVLQPAGDIFIRLIKMIVIPIVISSLIVGIAGVGDAKKLGRIGLKTIIYFEIVTTIAIVVGLLLANLFHPGAGIDMSTLGTVDISKYQATAAEVQHEHAFIETILNLIPSNIFAAMARGEMLPIIFFSVLFGLGLSSLQSDLREPLVKMFQGVSESMFKVTHMIMNYAPIGVFALIAVTVANFGFASLLPLAKLVILVYVAIAFFAFVILGLIAKMFGFSVIKLMRIFKDELVLAYSTASSETVLPRVIEKMEAYGAPKAICSFVVPTGYSFNLDGSTLYQSIAAIFIAQLYGIDLSISQQLLLVLTLMVTSKGIAGVPGVSFVVLLATLGSVGIPLEGLAFIAGVDRVMDMARTALNVIGNALAVLVIARWEGMYDDAKGQRYWNSLPHWRSKEKLPAGDVSKN; from the coding sequence ATGAAGAAGGCAAAGCTTAGCCTCGCCTGGCAGATCCTCATCGGTCTGGTATTGGGGATTGCAATCGGTGCGTTGCTCAACCATTTCAGTGCCGAGAAGGCCTGGTGGATCAGCAACGTCCTGCAACCGGCAGGCGATATCTTTATCCGTCTGATCAAGATGATCGTGATCCCGATCGTCATCTCTTCCCTGATCGTCGGCATCGCCGGTGTGGGCGACGCCAAGAAGCTCGGGCGTATCGGCCTGAAGACCATCATCTACTTCGAAATCGTCACCACCATCGCCATCGTTGTCGGCCTGCTGCTGGCCAACCTGTTCCATCCGGGTGCCGGCATCGACATGAGCACCCTGGGCACTGTGGATATCTCCAAGTACCAGGCGACCGCCGCCGAAGTACAGCATGAACACGCGTTCATCGAGACCATCCTCAACCTGATCCCGTCGAACATCTTCGCGGCCATGGCCCGCGGCGAAATGCTGCCGATCATCTTCTTCTCCGTGCTGTTCGGCCTCGGTCTGTCGAGCCTGCAGTCGGACCTGCGCGAGCCGCTGGTGAAGATGTTCCAGGGCGTCTCGGAAAGCATGTTCAAAGTCACCCACATGATCATGAACTACGCGCCAATTGGTGTGTTCGCTCTGATCGCGGTGACCGTAGCCAACTTCGGTTTCGCCTCGCTGCTGCCGCTGGCCAAACTGGTGATCCTGGTTTACGTCGCCATCGCCTTCTTCGCCTTCGTGATTCTGGGCCTGATCGCCAAGATGTTCGGTTTCTCGGTGATCAAGCTGATGCGCATCTTCAAGGATGAGCTGGTCCTGGCTTACTCCACCGCTTCCTCGGAAACCGTGCTGCCACGCGTGATCGAGAAGATGGAAGCCTACGGCGCACCGAAAGCCATCTGCAGCTTCGTGGTGCCGACCGGTTACTCGTTCAACCTCGACGGTTCGACCCTGTACCAGTCCATCGCCGCCATCTTCATTGCCCAGCTGTACGGCATCGACCTGTCGATCAGCCAGCAACTGCTGCTGGTCCTGACCCTGATGGTTACCTCCAAAGGCATCGCCGGCGTACCGGGCGTGTCCTTCGTAGTACTGCTGGCCACTCTGGGCAGCGTGGGTATTCCGCTGGAAGGCCTGGCGTTCATCGCCGGTGTCGACCGTGTGATGGACATGGCGCGTACCGCCCTGAACGTGATCGGCAACGCCCTCGCGGTACTGGTTATTGCCCGTTGGGAAGGCATGTACGACGACGCGAAAGGCCAGCGCTACTGGAACTCGCTGCCGCACTGGCGCAGCAAGGA
- a CDS encoding DUF1328 domain-containing protein: MLSWAITFLIIAIIAAVLGFGGIAGTATGIAKILFVVFLVMFIASFFFGRRGRG; the protein is encoded by the coding sequence ATGTTGAGCTGGGCAATCACATTCCTGATCATTGCCATCATCGCTGCAGTACTGGGCTTCGGTGGTATCGCGGGCACCGCCACGGGTATCGCCAAGATTCTCTTTGTCGTGTTCCTGGTGATGTTCATCGCCTCGTTCTTCTTTGGCCGTCGCGGCCGAGGTTGA
- a CDS encoding inhibitor of vertebrate lysozyme family protein, which yields MSALKTLAAALLLGGSAMAMAANDGQARVNELLSSDPHYRETWEGVVKKEERLPEWVMNLSGTPDQQMNAVTEDGDKYLVGPLCESQDKCLNHRLIVAFSFDKKHAYAMLVDVPEGLPADKSPTRHATYRFLGKPDQGMQDLLMETLKKDPNWY from the coding sequence ATGAGTGCTTTAAAGACACTGGCAGCCGCCCTGCTCCTGGGCGGCAGTGCCATGGCGATGGCGGCCAATGATGGCCAGGCGCGGGTCAACGAACTGTTGAGTTCGGACCCGCACTACAGGGAAACCTGGGAAGGCGTGGTGAAGAAGGAAGAACGCCTGCCGGAATGGGTGATGAACCTTTCCGGTACGCCGGACCAACAGATGAATGCCGTCACTGAAGACGGCGACAAGTACCTGGTCGGGCCGCTCTGCGAATCCCAGGACAAGTGCCTCAACCACCGCTTGATCGTCGCGTTCAGCTTCGACAAGAAACACGCTTACGCCATGCTGGTCGATGTGCCCGAAGGACTGCCGGCCGACAAGTCGCCAACGCGACATGCGACCTACCGCTTCCTCGGCAAACCCGATCAGGGCATGCAGGATCTGTTGATGGAAACGCTGAAGAAAGATCCGAACTGGTATTGA